A window from Peromyscus eremicus chromosome 5, PerEre_H2_v1, whole genome shotgun sequence encodes these proteins:
- the Dhps gene encoding deoxyhypusine synthase isoform X2: protein MEGTLQGAAPAAALAAVLKHSSALPPESAQVQGYDFNRGVDYHALLEAFGTTGFQATNFGRAVQQVNAMIEKKLEPLAPDEDHHEDLTQSRRPLTGCTIFLGYTSNLISSGIRETIRYLVQHNMVDVLVTTAGGVEEDLIKCLAPTYLGEFSLSGKELRENGINRIGNLLVPNDNYCKFEDWLMPILDQMVLEQNTEGVKWTPSKMISRLGKEINNPESVYYWAHKNHIPVLSPALTDGSLGDMIFFHSYKNPGLVLDIVEDLRLINMQAIFAKRSGMIILGGGMVKHHIANANLMVPWLWYLSMASD from the exons ATGGAGGGGACCCTGCAGGGGGCGGCGCCCGCCGCGGCGCTGGCCGCCGTGCTCAAGCACAGCTCGGCGCTGCCACCCGAGAGCGCCCAGGTTCAAGGGTACGACTTCAACCGCGGCGTAGATTACCATGCACTTCTGGAGGCCTTCGGCACCACCGGCTTCCAGGCTACCAACTTTGGACGCGCGGTGCAGCAAGTCAACGCCATG ATTGAGAAGAAGCTGGAGCCGCTAGCACCAGATGAAGACCATCACGAAGACCTGACGCAGAGCCGCCGCCCACTCACAGGCTGCACCATTTTCTTAGGCTACACATCCAACCTAATCAGTTCGGGCATCCGTGAGACCATTCGCTATCTCGTGCAGCACAACATG GTGGATGTACTGGTGACTACTGCTGGAGGCGTGGAAGAAGACCTCATCAAGTGTCTGGCACCCACATATCTTGGCGAGTTCAGCCTCAGTGGGAAGGAGCTCCGAGAGAATGGGATCAACAG GATTGGGAACCTGCTGGTTCCGAACGATAATTACTGCAAGTTTGAGGACTGGCTCATGCCCATTTTGGACCAGATGGTGCTGGAGCAGAACACAGAG GGTGTGAAGTGGACACCTTCCAAGATGATCTCCCGGCTCGGCAAGGAGATTAACAACCCCGAGTCTGTGTATTATTGGGCCCATAAG AACCACATTCCTGTGCTGAGCCCTGCACTCAcagatggctcactgggtgaCATGATCTTCTTCCATTCCTACAAAAACCCAGGCTTAGTTCTGGACATTGTTGAAG ACCTGAGACTCATCAACATGCAGGCCATTTTTGCCAAGCGCTCTGGCATGATCATCCTGGGTGGAGGTATGGTCAAGCACCACATCGCCAACGCTAACCTTATG GTTCCTTGGCTCTGGTATCTGTCTATGGCTTCTGACTAG
- the Fbxw9 gene encoding F-box/WD repeat-containing protein 9 isoform X1 produces the protein MTSRCLGNRTRPSGSQIWDSRTHPVAMELPSGRCGDPRSCDDESDPEPDPDADAQAEAYVARVLTPPKPSLTPRRSSLQSTLPASLGAPERKAASRVPAVRLPGLLSLPPELLLEICAYLDARVVLHVLPCVCQALHDLVRDHVTWRLRAQRRVRAPYPVVEEEDFDWPAACIELEQHLARWAEDGQRTEYFCLADGHFASIDAVLLLQGGALCLSGSRDRNVNLWNLRHLGKEPSRVLVKALGTQGNSTHKGWVWSLAAQDHHVCSGSWDSTVKLWDMAADGQQFGEIKGKAAVLCLSYQPDILVTGTYDKKVTIYDPRAGLALVKSWRLHSSAVLAVLADDRHIISGSEDHSLVVFDRRANSVLQRLQLDSYLLCMSYQEPQLWAGDNQGLLHVFANRDGCFQLVRSFDVGHQSQVTGIKYSLGTLYTTSTDKTIRVHVPTDPPRTICTRSHHNVLNGICAEGNVVVAASGGLSLEVWKLLA, from the exons ATGACCTCGCGCTGCCTAGGAAACAGGACGCGGCCCAGTGGTAGCCAAATCTGGGACAGCCGCACCCACCCTGTCGCCATGGAGCTCCCCTCAGGGCGGTGTGGGGATCCTCGCTCTTGTGACGATGAGTCGGACCCTGAGCCAGACCCGGACGCTGACGCTCAGGCCGAGGCCTACGTAGCCCGTGTGCTTACCCCACCCAAACCTAGCCTGACCCCGCGGCGTTCGTCGCTGCAGTCCACGCTCCCCGCCTCCCTGGGCGCGCCTGAGCGAAAGGCTGCCTCTCGAGTCCCAGCCGTGCGCCTGCCGGGCCTGCTGAGCCTTCCCCCGGAGCTGCTGCTGGAGATCTGCGCCTACCTGGATGCGCGGGTCGTGCTCCATGTCCTGCCGTGCGTGTGCCAAGCACTGCACGACCTTGTGCGTGATCATGTCACCTGGAGGCTACGCGCTCAGCGCCGCGTACGCGCACCCTACCCAGTGGTGGAAG AGGAGGACTTTGACTGGCCAGCCGCCTGCATCGAGCTGGAGCAGCATCTGGCCCGCTGGGCAGAGGATGGACAGCGAACTGAGTACTTCTGCCTGGCTGATGGTCACTTTGCTTCCATTGATGCAGTGTTGCTGCTGCAG GGTGGGGCACTGTGTCTGTCAGGTTCCCGAGATCGCAATGTCAACCTGTGGAACCTACGACATCTAGGAAAGGAGCCTAGCCGAGTTCTGGTGAAGGCCTTGGGTACCCAGGGCAACAGCACACACAAG GGCTGGGTGTGGTCGCTAGCAGCACAGGACCACCATGTGTGCTCCGGCTCTTGGGACAGCACTGTGAAGCTGTGGGACATGGCAGCTGATGGACAGCAGTTTGGCGAGATCAA GGGCAAGGCGGCAGTGCTGTGCCTCTCCTACCAACCTGACATCCTGGTGACTGGTACCTATGACAAGAAAGTGACCATCTATGATCCGAGAG CTGGCTTGGCCCTGGTGAAGAGCTGGAGGCTGCACTCGAGCGCTGTGCTAGCGGTGTTGGCAGATGATAGGCACATCATCTCAGGCAGTGAGGACCACAGTCTGGTGGTGTTTGACCGCCGAGCCAACAGCGTCTTGCAGCGGCTGCAG CTGGACTCCTATCTGCTCTGCATGTCCTACCAGGAGCCCCAGCTCTGGGCGGGTGACAACCAGGGCCTGCTGCACGTCTTCGCTAACCGAGATGGTTGCTTCCAGCTCGTCCGG TCCTTTGATGTGGGTCACCAGTCTCAGGTCACAGGGATCAAATACTCGCTGGGGACTCTGTACACAACATCTACTGACAAGACCATTCGG GTTCACGTGCCCACAGACCCACCCAGGACCATCTGTACCAGAAGCCACCACAATGTGTTGAATGGG ATCTGCGCTGAGGGTAACGTGGTGGTGGCTGCCTCCGGTGGACTGTCACTGGAGGTCTGGAAGCTGCTGGCCTAA
- the Gng14 gene encoding putative guanine nucleotide-binding protein G(I)/G(S)/G(O) subunit gamma-14: MSSKVAIGSDIGQARRAVEQLRMEAGINRIQVSKAATDLLQFCTEQAKSDPFLVGIPAATNPFKEKKPCAIL, encoded by the exons ATGTCCAGCAAGGTGGCCATTGGCAGTGACATTGGACAGGCCCGCCGGGCGGTAGAGCAACTGCGGATGGAGGCAGGCATCAACCGCATACAG GTGTCCAAGGCAGCCACAGATTTGCTACAGTTCTGCACAGAGCAGGCCAAAAGCGACCCTTTCCTTGTGGGCATCCCAGCTGCCACCAACCCTTTCAAGGAAAAGAAGCCCTGTGCTATCCTATGA
- the Fbxw9 gene encoding F-box/WD repeat-containing protein 9 isoform X2, with product MTSRCLGNRTRPSGSQIWDSRTHPVAMELPSGRCGDPRSCDDESDPEPDPDADAQAEAYVARVLTPPKPSLTPRRSSLQSTLPASLGAPERKAASRVPAVRLPGLLSLPPELLLEICAYLDARVVLHVLPCVCQALHDLVRDHVTWRLRAQRRVRAPYPVVEEEDFDWPAACIELEQHLARWAEDGQRTEYFCLADGHFASIDAVLLLQGGALCLSGSRDRNVNLWNLRHLGKEPSRVLVKALGTQGNSTHKGWVWSLAAQDHHVCSGSWDSTVKLWDMAADGQQFGEIKGKAAVLCLSYQPDILVTGTYDKKVTIYDPRAGLALVKSWRLHSSAVLAVLADDRHIISGSEDHSLVVFDRRANSVLQRLQLDSYLLCMSYQEPQLWAGDNQGLLHVFANRDGCFQLVRVHVPTDPPRTICTRSHHNVLNGICAEGNVVVAASGGLSLEVWKLLA from the exons ATGACCTCGCGCTGCCTAGGAAACAGGACGCGGCCCAGTGGTAGCCAAATCTGGGACAGCCGCACCCACCCTGTCGCCATGGAGCTCCCCTCAGGGCGGTGTGGGGATCCTCGCTCTTGTGACGATGAGTCGGACCCTGAGCCAGACCCGGACGCTGACGCTCAGGCCGAGGCCTACGTAGCCCGTGTGCTTACCCCACCCAAACCTAGCCTGACCCCGCGGCGTTCGTCGCTGCAGTCCACGCTCCCCGCCTCCCTGGGCGCGCCTGAGCGAAAGGCTGCCTCTCGAGTCCCAGCCGTGCGCCTGCCGGGCCTGCTGAGCCTTCCCCCGGAGCTGCTGCTGGAGATCTGCGCCTACCTGGATGCGCGGGTCGTGCTCCATGTCCTGCCGTGCGTGTGCCAAGCACTGCACGACCTTGTGCGTGATCATGTCACCTGGAGGCTACGCGCTCAGCGCCGCGTACGCGCACCCTACCCAGTGGTGGAAG AGGAGGACTTTGACTGGCCAGCCGCCTGCATCGAGCTGGAGCAGCATCTGGCCCGCTGGGCAGAGGATGGACAGCGAACTGAGTACTTCTGCCTGGCTGATGGTCACTTTGCTTCCATTGATGCAGTGTTGCTGCTGCAG GGTGGGGCACTGTGTCTGTCAGGTTCCCGAGATCGCAATGTCAACCTGTGGAACCTACGACATCTAGGAAAGGAGCCTAGCCGAGTTCTGGTGAAGGCCTTGGGTACCCAGGGCAACAGCACACACAAG GGCTGGGTGTGGTCGCTAGCAGCACAGGACCACCATGTGTGCTCCGGCTCTTGGGACAGCACTGTGAAGCTGTGGGACATGGCAGCTGATGGACAGCAGTTTGGCGAGATCAA GGGCAAGGCGGCAGTGCTGTGCCTCTCCTACCAACCTGACATCCTGGTGACTGGTACCTATGACAAGAAAGTGACCATCTATGATCCGAGAG CTGGCTTGGCCCTGGTGAAGAGCTGGAGGCTGCACTCGAGCGCTGTGCTAGCGGTGTTGGCAGATGATAGGCACATCATCTCAGGCAGTGAGGACCACAGTCTGGTGGTGTTTGACCGCCGAGCCAACAGCGTCTTGCAGCGGCTGCAG CTGGACTCCTATCTGCTCTGCATGTCCTACCAGGAGCCCCAGCTCTGGGCGGGTGACAACCAGGGCCTGCTGCACGTCTTCGCTAACCGAGATGGTTGCTTCCAGCTCGTCCGG GTTCACGTGCCCACAGACCCACCCAGGACCATCTGTACCAGAAGCCACCACAATGTGTTGAATGGG ATCTGCGCTGAGGGTAACGTGGTGGTGGCTGCCTCCGGTGGACTGTCACTGGAGGTCTGGAAGCTGCTGGCCTAA
- the Dhps gene encoding deoxyhypusine synthase isoform X1, with protein sequence MEGTLQGAAPAAALAAVLKHSSALPPESAQVQGYDFNRGVDYHALLEAFGTTGFQATNFGRAVQQVNAMIEKKLEPLAPDEDHHEDLTQSRRPLTGCTIFLGYTSNLISSGIRETIRYLVQHNMVDVLVTTAGGVEEDLIKCLAPTYLGEFSLSGKELRENGINRIGNLLVPNDNYCKFEDWLMPILDQMVLEQNTEGVKWTPSKMISRLGKEINNPESVYYWAHKNHIPVLSPALTDGSLGDMIFFHSYKNPGLVLDIVEDLRLINMQAIFAKRSGMIILGGGMVKHHIANANLMRNGADYAVYINTAQEFDGSDSGARPDEAVSWGKIRMDAQPVKVYADASLVFPLLVAKTFAQKADAFTVEKNED encoded by the exons ATGGAGGGGACCCTGCAGGGGGCGGCGCCCGCCGCGGCGCTGGCCGCCGTGCTCAAGCACAGCTCGGCGCTGCCACCCGAGAGCGCCCAGGTTCAAGGGTACGACTTCAACCGCGGCGTAGATTACCATGCACTTCTGGAGGCCTTCGGCACCACCGGCTTCCAGGCTACCAACTTTGGACGCGCGGTGCAGCAAGTCAACGCCATG ATTGAGAAGAAGCTGGAGCCGCTAGCACCAGATGAAGACCATCACGAAGACCTGACGCAGAGCCGCCGCCCACTCACAGGCTGCACCATTTTCTTAGGCTACACATCCAACCTAATCAGTTCGGGCATCCGTGAGACCATTCGCTATCTCGTGCAGCACAACATG GTGGATGTACTGGTGACTACTGCTGGAGGCGTGGAAGAAGACCTCATCAAGTGTCTGGCACCCACATATCTTGGCGAGTTCAGCCTCAGTGGGAAGGAGCTCCGAGAGAATGGGATCAACAG GATTGGGAACCTGCTGGTTCCGAACGATAATTACTGCAAGTTTGAGGACTGGCTCATGCCCATTTTGGACCAGATGGTGCTGGAGCAGAACACAGAG GGTGTGAAGTGGACACCTTCCAAGATGATCTCCCGGCTCGGCAAGGAGATTAACAACCCCGAGTCTGTGTATTATTGGGCCCATAAG AACCACATTCCTGTGCTGAGCCCTGCACTCAcagatggctcactgggtgaCATGATCTTCTTCCATTCCTACAAAAACCCAGGCTTAGTTCTGGACATTGTTGAAG ACCTGAGACTCATCAACATGCAGGCCATTTTTGCCAAGCGCTCTGGCATGATCATCCTGGGTGGAGGTATGGTCAAGCACCACATCGCCAACGCTAACCTTATG CGGAATGGGGCTGACTACGCTGTCTATATCAACACAGCCCAGGAGTTTGATGGTTCAGACTCAGGAGCCCGGCCAGATGAGGCTGTCTCTTGGGGCAAGATCCGGATGGATGCACAGCCAGTAAAG GTCTATGCTgatgcttctctggtcttccccCTGCTGGTGGCTAAGACATTCGCCCAAAAGGCAGATGCCTTCACAGTTGAGAAGAATGAGGACTAA
- the Dhps gene encoding deoxyhypusine synthase isoform X3 yields the protein MEGTLQGAAPAAALAAVLKHSSALPPESAQVQGYDFNRGVDYHALLEAFGTTGFQATNFGRAVQQVNAMIEKKLEPLAPDEDHHEDLTQSRRPLTGCTIFLGYTSNLISSGIRETIRYLVQHNMVDVLVTTAGGVEEDLIKCLAPTYLGEFSLSGKELRENGINRIGNLLVPNDNYCKFEDWLMPILDQMVLEQNTEGVKWTPSKMISRLGKEINNPESVYYWAHKRNGADYAVYINTAQEFDGSDSGARPDEAVSWGKIRMDAQPVKVYADASLVFPLLVAKTFAQKADAFTVEKNED from the exons ATGGAGGGGACCCTGCAGGGGGCGGCGCCCGCCGCGGCGCTGGCCGCCGTGCTCAAGCACAGCTCGGCGCTGCCACCCGAGAGCGCCCAGGTTCAAGGGTACGACTTCAACCGCGGCGTAGATTACCATGCACTTCTGGAGGCCTTCGGCACCACCGGCTTCCAGGCTACCAACTTTGGACGCGCGGTGCAGCAAGTCAACGCCATG ATTGAGAAGAAGCTGGAGCCGCTAGCACCAGATGAAGACCATCACGAAGACCTGACGCAGAGCCGCCGCCCACTCACAGGCTGCACCATTTTCTTAGGCTACACATCCAACCTAATCAGTTCGGGCATCCGTGAGACCATTCGCTATCTCGTGCAGCACAACATG GTGGATGTACTGGTGACTACTGCTGGAGGCGTGGAAGAAGACCTCATCAAGTGTCTGGCACCCACATATCTTGGCGAGTTCAGCCTCAGTGGGAAGGAGCTCCGAGAGAATGGGATCAACAG GATTGGGAACCTGCTGGTTCCGAACGATAATTACTGCAAGTTTGAGGACTGGCTCATGCCCATTTTGGACCAGATGGTGCTGGAGCAGAACACAGAG GGTGTGAAGTGGACACCTTCCAAGATGATCTCCCGGCTCGGCAAGGAGATTAACAACCCCGAGTCTGTGTATTATTGGGCCCATAAG CGGAATGGGGCTGACTACGCTGTCTATATCAACACAGCCCAGGAGTTTGATGGTTCAGACTCAGGAGCCCGGCCAGATGAGGCTGTCTCTTGGGGCAAGATCCGGATGGATGCACAGCCAGTAAAG GTCTATGCTgatgcttctctggtcttccccCTGCTGGTGGCTAAGACATTCGCCCAAAAGGCAGATGCCTTCACAGTTGAGAAGAATGAGGACTAA